A window from Chiloscyllium punctatum isolate Juve2018m chromosome 3, sChiPun1.3, whole genome shotgun sequence encodes these proteins:
- the vgll2a gene encoding transcription cofactor vestigial-like protein 2a isoform X2, which produces MSCLDVMYQVYGPQPYFTATYSPYHHQKLAFYSKMQEAADSTNISGSFSVHGSTIKEEESRGEKDRPPEAEYLSSRCVLFTYFQGDISSVVDEHFTRALSQPSSYTPASSDSKASRGSTSSWRDGAFPMNQRSFPPSFWNSAYQPSMSASLSSSLGSALAGAPTELPFGADPYSSAALHTHLHQGAPEPWHHHHYSLGSAINTQSSVYTRPSMHDVYGMGAPFDPRYSSLLVPSVRPHRFPAVPTPPCDLPKSDTASAWTTGAFTGPTSDMSQSLNLNMDAARRYPLCGGPLVS; this is translated from the exons ATGAGCTGTTTGGATGTTATGTACCAAGTGTATGGTCCCCAGCCTTATTTTACAGCAACTTACAGTCCTTACCACCATCAG AAACTAGCGTTTTACTCGAAAATGCAAGAAGCGGCGGACAGTACAAACATCAGTGGGTCATTTTCTGTCCATGGGTCTACCATCAAAGAGGAGGAATCGCGCGGCGAGAAAGACCGTCCCCCTGAAGCAGAGTACCTTAGTTCCCGCTGCGTGCTCTTCACTTACTTCCAGGGTGACATTAGCAGTGTTGTTGATGAACATTTTACAAGGGCACTCAGTCAGCCCAGCAGTTACACTCCTGCCAGCAGCGACTCGAAAGCTTCAAGAGGCAGCACGAGTTCTTGGCGAG ATGGTGCCTTCCCAATGAACCAACGGAGTTTCCCTCCATCTTTCTGGAACAGTGCTTATCAACCCTCCATGTCAGCAAGCCTAAGTAGCAGTTTGGGCAGTGCTTTGGCTGGAGCTCCCACTGAGCTGCCTTTTGGAGCTGACCCATATTCAAGTGCAGCTTTGCACACTCACCTGCACCAAGGAGCTCCTGAACCCTGGCACCATCATCATTATTCATTGGGCAGTGCCATCAACACACAGAGCTCCGTCTACACACGGCCTAGTATGCATGATGTATATGGGATGGGTGCACCTTTTGACCCACGCTACAGTTCATTGTTAGTGCCTTCAGTGAGGCCACATCGGTTTCCTGCTGTCCCTACACCCCCGTGTGATCTGCCCAAGAGTGACACTGCCTCTGCATGGACCACAGGGGCTTTCACAGGGCCCACCAGTGACATGAGCCAAAGCCTTAACCTCAATATGGATGCAG CTCGCCGTTACCCCCTTTGTGGTGGACCTCTGGTAAGCTGA
- the vgll2a gene encoding transcription cofactor vestigial-like protein 2a isoform X1 gives MSCLDVMYQVYGPQPYFTATYSPYHHQKLAFYSKMQEAADSTNISGSFSVHGSTIKEEESRGEKDRPPEAEYLSSRCVLFTYFQGDISSVVDEHFTRALSQPSSYTPASSDSKASRGSTSSWRDGAFPMNQRSFPPSFWNSAYQPSMSASLSSSLGSALAGAPTELPFGADPYSSAALHTHLHQGAPEPWHHHHYSLGSAINTQSSVYTRPSMHDVYGMGAPFDPRYSSLLVPSVRPHRFPAVPTPPCDLPKSDTASAWTTGAFTGPTSDMSQSLNLNMDAGLGHQEKNKDLYWF, from the exons ATGAGCTGTTTGGATGTTATGTACCAAGTGTATGGTCCCCAGCCTTATTTTACAGCAACTTACAGTCCTTACCACCATCAG AAACTAGCGTTTTACTCGAAAATGCAAGAAGCGGCGGACAGTACAAACATCAGTGGGTCATTTTCTGTCCATGGGTCTACCATCAAAGAGGAGGAATCGCGCGGCGAGAAAGACCGTCCCCCTGAAGCAGAGTACCTTAGTTCCCGCTGCGTGCTCTTCACTTACTTCCAGGGTGACATTAGCAGTGTTGTTGATGAACATTTTACAAGGGCACTCAGTCAGCCCAGCAGTTACACTCCTGCCAGCAGCGACTCGAAAGCTTCAAGAGGCAGCACGAGTTCTTGGCGAG ATGGTGCCTTCCCAATGAACCAACGGAGTTTCCCTCCATCTTTCTGGAACAGTGCTTATCAACCCTCCATGTCAGCAAGCCTAAGTAGCAGTTTGGGCAGTGCTTTGGCTGGAGCTCCCACTGAGCTGCCTTTTGGAGCTGACCCATATTCAAGTGCAGCTTTGCACACTCACCTGCACCAAGGAGCTCCTGAACCCTGGCACCATCATCATTATTCATTGGGCAGTGCCATCAACACACAGAGCTCCGTCTACACACGGCCTAGTATGCATGATGTATATGGGATGGGTGCACCTTTTGACCCACGCTACAGTTCATTGTTAGTGCCTTCAGTGAGGCCACATCGGTTTCCTGCTGTCCCTACACCCCCGTGTGATCTGCCCAAGAGTGACACTGCCTCTGCATGGACCACAGGGGCTTTCACAGGGCCCACCAGTGACATGAGCCAAAGCCTTAACCTCAATATGGATGCAG GTCTGGGACACCAGGAAAAAAACAAGGATCTTTACTGGTTTTAG